From the Lolium rigidum isolate FL_2022 chromosome 2, APGP_CSIRO_Lrig_0.1, whole genome shotgun sequence genome, one window contains:
- the LOC124693309 gene encoding hydroxypyruvate reductase codes for MASARSAATRLTRSSLLQLSRAAVAPPSHHPNLPYSPREYSRMAGSVGSNGCSAVTRVLFCGPYWPASTMYTKEYLQNYPFIQVDELGLEQVPDVIHNYHICVVKNKRIDSDIIAKATKMKIIMQYGVGLEGVDINAATKQKIKVARIPGSTTGNAIACAEMAIYLTLGVLRKQKEMDTAVIQKDLGLPVGETIFGKTILILGFGAIGLEVAKRLKPFGVKVLATKRNWSSNTVPCDLDGLVDKKGGPEDMYEFAREADIVITCMTLNNESVGIVDHKFISALKKGSYLINIARGGLLDYEAVFVHLKSGHLGGLGVDVAWTEPFDPEDPILKLPNVIMTPHVAGITEYSYRTMAKVVGDVALKLHAGEPFTEIEFVN; via the exons ATGGCTAGCGCAAGATCAGCAGCAACCAGACTCACACGCTCCTCACTACTCCAACTGTCTCGCGCCGCCGTAGCGCCGCCGAGCCACCATCCCAATCTCCCTTACTCCCCGCGAG AGTATTCAAGAATGGCTGGTTCAGTTGGAAGCAATGGCTGTAGTGCTGTTACACGTGTGCTATTCTGTGGCCCTTATTGGCCTGCTTCTACTATGTATACAAAGGAGTATTTGCAAAATTACCCATTTATTCAG GTTGATGAATTAGGTCTTGAGCAGGTACCCGATGTCATTCACAACTACCATATATGTGTAGTGAAAAATAAACGTATAGATTCAGATATCATAGCCAAGGCAACTAAAATGAAGATTATTATGCAGTATGGTGTTGGTTTAGAAG GTGTTGATATAAATGCTGctacaaaacaaaaaatcaaaGTTGCACGGATACCTGGGAGTACGACAGGAAATGCAATCGCTTGCGCAGAAATGGCCATCTATCTAACTCTAGGTGTTCTGCGAAAGCAA AAGGAAATGGACACTGCTGTCATTCAGAAGGACTTGGGCCTTCCAGTTGGAGAAACAATATTCGGGAAAACA ATCCTCATCCTAGGGTTTGGAGCCATTGGCTTGGAAGTTGCCAAGAGACTAAAACCATTTGGAGTAAAAGTTCTCGCTACAAAAAGAAATTGGtcatcaaatacagtgccttgtg ATCTTGATGGGCTGGTTGACAAGAAAGGTGGTCCAGAAGATATGTACGAATTTGCTCGGGAAGCTGACATAGTTATAACTTGCATGACCTTAAACAATGAATCA GTTGGAAtagtggatcacaagttcatctCAGCTTTGAAAAAG GGATCATATCTCATCAATATAGCTAGAGGAGGCCTATTGGACTACGAGGCTGTGTTCGTTCACCTTAAATCAGGTCATTTAGGTGGTTTGGGCGTTGATGTTGCTTGGACGGAGCCATTCGATCCAGAGGATCCAATTCTGAAACTCCCAAATGTTATTATGACACCACATGTTGCAGGAATCACGGAGTACTCTTACAGAACAATGGCAAAG GTTGTTGGTGACGTTGCCCTCAAGCTTCATGCGGGGGAGCCATTCACCGAAATAGAATTTGTAAACTAG